A region of the Candidatus Latescibacter sp. genome:
GGTTAATACATCGCGTATTGCCGGCTCACCCATAGCTAACAGAATTTCAGCTGCGGTTTCACTCTTAATATTATCGGGGTTGTTTAGAGCAGCGATGAGCGGTGCCCTAGCCCGATCCCCACTCCAGAGCAACGCTTCAAACGTAGCTTTTCTGGCGTCTTCATTAGTAGTCCCCAGGGCATCAATTAATGGCTGTACTGCTTCCGGGATGTGGCTTAAAACCGAAGATGCCAGCCTTCTTACGGCTGGATCAGTACTAAAAAGAGCGGTTATCGTTTCTTGGACTGCAGCCGGGCCAATCAACTCAAGAGTTCCTGCGGCATTGGCTCGGATATTCATATCGATGCTGCCCAGTGCCGCAACTAAAGGCTTAACGGCAGCGGGACCGATCCAAACCAGGGCCCATTTTGCCGTCTCTCTTGTTAATGGATCACGGCTGACAAAAGCAGCTATAAGAGGCTCGACTGCGGCTGCATCAAATTGGCTTAAAGCACCTGCAACCGCTATCCTGACATTGCGATTTTCATCTTCTAATTTCGCTATTAGCGGGGTAATCGCGGCAGGGTTTTTGAGTGCGCCTAATTGCATTACCGCTGCTATCCTTTCATCCAGATCAGGGCTATTTAGTTGTTCTATTAAAGCATTAACACCGGCGTCAACAATGACATCGTCGAATCGCGGCCGCGGGGGCAGAGAATTATATACCTGGGGACTTGGGGTTGAAATGACATCGGGTTGTGCAGGTTGGTCTGTATCCGATTCGCTAGAAGAGGGATCTTCTTGCGTAGTATCTCTGCCAAATAGCTGTTCGAAGAAAGCCGAGATTGCATCAATGATTTTTTGGATAAGTTCCGGAATGGAGATACATTCGGAACTAAGCTGCTGCTGTAACGGCAAAACGATATCTTGATTTTCTGATTTATCTTGCGGAATAATTAAGAATTTGACAGGAGTCCAGGTTTTTCCAAAGTTACTTAAAGGCATCAGAGTAAAGTTTTTATGCTGCCGGAAGCCCTCCTCTGCGCTTGCGGCCCAGCTACTTAAATTTAGATTCAAAATAAATATTAACAGTACTAAAAAAACAATTGTGTTTTTTTTCATCTTGCAATATCCTTTACATCGAATAGGAGGCAGGATTACTCCCACCGTCCTTTCACACCACCGTACGTACGGTTCCGTATATGTAAAATTGTGGTTACCTTTCCCTCCGCCATTCGCGGGTTTTTTCGGTAAATACTCTCTGTTTGCCGCGGCTGTCAAAAACGGGTATGTGGGCCTTGCGGTGATCGTTGTATTGAACAGCCTCGTCTCGGCGTTTTATTACTTCAGGCTCTTGGTGAACATGTACATGCGTGAGCCGGAAACAACTGCAACGGCCGCATATCAAAAAGCTCCTCTTGCAACCTTCGCTATGGTTGGCTGCGCATTCCTGACTCTATGGTTCGGACTCGGCCCCTTTTCGATTTTCTCCGTAATTCCTTCAGCCAACGACCTCTGGAATATCATCACAAATGGGATCAGCGTTCTGCATACGGGGCTTTGAGGCGTAACGGCCTGCGCCGAAATCGACTTGCTTTGTTTTGACCTGACAGCAACGAACGTCACGCATCAGCGGTACGGCTCTGCCACGTCCGCCTGTATGACATTGTTGGCAGCTTCTTTTCCGAATTCTTCCCATTGTGCTTTGAGTTTTTCAAACCCGTCTCGGGGATAGAAGCACGGAGCCCATTGCTTCAAGTTTTTCTCCTTCTCTCTCTTGACTCCAGCCGCGCAGTTCTCTGACACTTTTTCTGACGATTCGAGGAATATTTCAAACTGTCCGACCTTCGGATGAAAGCGTAGGAA
Encoded here:
- a CDS encoding HEAT repeat domain-containing protein, with the protein product MKKNTIVFLVLLIFILNLNLSSWAASAEEGFRQHKNFTLMPLSNFGKTWTPVKFLIIPQDKSENQDIVLPLQQQLSSECISIPELIQKIIDAISAFFEQLFGRDTTQEDPSSSESDTDQPAQPDVISTPSPQVYNSLPPRPRFDDVIVDAGVNALIEQLNSPDLDERIAAVMQLGALKNPAAITPLIAKLEDENRNVRIAVAGALSQFDAAAVEPLIAAFVSRDPLTRETAKWALVWIGPAAVKPLVAALGSIDMNIRANAAGTLELIGPAAVQETITALFSTDPAVRRLASSVLSHIPEAVQPLIDALGTTNEDARKATFEALLWSGDRARAPLIAALNNPDNIKSETAAEILLAMGEPAIRDVLT